A portion of the Corticium candelabrum chromosome 5, ooCorCand1.1, whole genome shotgun sequence genome contains these proteins:
- the LOC134180072 gene encoding uncharacterized protein LOC134180072: protein MDWESLVEEHLLKSSDKLSGIALVSRHGHVISCREELAANIPESYWNQFQLLFTKRHTPEVGRLVLPADDCDEDDVFIVHTRTETSVYATTKGNFRGLVACLLPHGVLVCSYHAPQSPHTVADLVERFCEILRS from the exons ATGGACTGGGAATCACTCGTGGAAG AGCACTTGTTGAAGTCGAGTGATAAATTGAGTGGCATCGCATTAGTGTCACGTCACGGTCATGTCATCAGTTGCAGAGAAGAACTTGCAGCCAACATACCAGAA AGCTACTGGAATCAGTTCCAATTACTCTTCACTAAAAGACACA CTCCAGAAGTTGGTAGACTGGTGCTGCCTGCAGACGACTGTGATGAAGATGATGTGTTCATAGTGCATACACGAACCGAAACAAG TGTCTATGCAACTACCAAGGGAAACTTTCGTGGCCTAGTAGCATGTCTCCTGCCACACGGAGTGCTCGTATGTTCCTATCACGCTCCACAGAGCCCTCACACGGTGGCAGACTTGGTAGAGAGGTTTTGTGAAATACTGAGATCATGA